TTTGGCATACACTCATCCTTTAACAGCACCATTTGGATAGGCGATAACGCGCGGATCCAGGCGGGTGACAAATCAGACTTCACCACTAACGGCTACACCGTATGGGCACAGGGCGGCGGCGACTCAACTTCACTCATTGACATCGGAGACAACGCGAAAATCTCAAACGAGGGAAACTATACGAACGAGGGTGCGGCTGTTTACGCGCAGGATGGCGGTCAAATCATGATCGGCAATGGCGCGGAGATAACGTCAACGGGCGAACGTGACCCTGTGACGAAGACAAACCTCTACAATATCGGCGTGCGCACCGTCGGCGGGTTCTGGCAGACGCCTATCGTCGCTCAAAGCCTCTCCACGCCCTATGCTGCCGAACCGGTCTTTATACCATCTACCGTCGAGCTGGGCGACAATGTTTCAATCAGCACGGAGGGCAGAAAATATAACATGGGTATATACGCCTCCGACATGGCGGTCGTCACCGCAGGGGAAAATCTCACGATCAATACCCACGGCTCAGAGGAAAGTAATTACGGCGTCTACGCCAACGAAGGCGCACAGGTAACAATCAAGAGCGCCTACATCGAGACGGAGGGAAAGAGCAGCCACGGCCTGATCGTGTGGGGTTCCCGGAACAGCCAGAACTCAAAGATCACCGTCACGGATGGTTCTCACATCAAGACCATGGGAACCAAAGCCGCCGGCGTGCTCGCCTACTATGGCGGCGAGGTGGAGCTGACAGGAAAGTACATAATAGAAACAGACCTGGAAAACGGCTCTTTCGCCCTCGGAACAAGCTACGGCGGCACCATCACCGCGGACGGGCAGATGAATATCAGCGGTAACCTGCACGCCGAGAGCGCGGGAAAGATAAACATGACGATGCAGGACGGCTCCTATATGAAGGGCTTCTCCTCCATCGACGGCGGACAGAGCGGCGAAATACATGTGGATATGAAGAACGCCTACTGGGATCTTTACAGGCAGGACTCCGAGCTGAACTCGCTCAAAATGGCCGCCAACGCGACCA
The Cloacibacillus sp. genome window above contains:
- a CDS encoding pertactin-like passenger domain-containing protein, with protein sequence MKKMQMICAAAILALCVHLPPASAEISITSPVTNTDVWDDDVNITTNAIVNDGDTGREGGGIYLYTPYDGPKKSVLLDAGNLMTIRTNLGAENQPGDKLYGIRVYGAYSSALLGMCTVDVEASYMSMEAQKNGYILIGDNSRLVTTASHFGIHSSFNSTIWIGDNARIQAGDKSDFTTNGYTVWAQGGGDSTSLIDIGDNAKISNEGNYTNEGAAVYAQDGGQIMIGNGAEITSTGERDPVTKTNLYNIGVRTVGGFWQTPIVAQSLSTPYAAEPVFIPSTVELGDNVSISTEGRKYNMGIYASDMAVVTAGENLTINTHGSEESNYGVYANEGAQVTIKSAYIETEGKSSHGLIVWGSRNSQNSKITVTDGSHIKTMGTKAAGVLAYYGGEVELTGKYIIETDLENGSFALGTSYGGTITADGQMNISGNLHAESAGKINMTMQDGSYMKGFSSIDGGQSGEIHVDMKNAYWDLYRQDSELNSLKMAANATIDYTKENSHINLYAHDISGNGTFVMKTDVVGGNGDLLITDTSDGDHKIKVMDQGSA